GGTCCAAAAGAATAATTGcccatttgtataaaaacatagAAAATAAGATTACTTATGGGCAATCCGTTTTCCATGAGCCCATGACAGCACCCATGAGACAGACCCCCTCCCATTCAGACAGGAAACAAAGATCacatctccttaaccccttaatgatgcggccctttctctccccccccccccccccccccccccccatttccgtTTTTTCCTCCCGCCCTCCccaccttaaaaaaaatcataactccttttgtttaaccatcgacgtcgctgtatgagggcttgttttttgcgggatgagttgcatttttctatagtactatttaatgtgccatataatgtactgaaaaacttttaaaaaaaatcctaagtggtgtaaaatgaaagaaaaaaacaaaaaaacaacattccaccatcttttagtgcgtcaaagacaaaaacaacatgatatctttattctatgggtcagtacaattactaccataccaaacttgtatagttctgttttttactatactaccctctttttttttttttttttcaaagacagttaattttttttcaattattttctgcggtcatcttgtgcgtgcaataactttttctgTCGACTTAGTTCAGTAAGGCCtctttttttgcgagatgtcctgtattttccgttagtactaattcgatATACATACgactttgattgcttttttattgtgttttttctgggagacagggcgcctgaaaaagtgcatttatggcgctcttttttttggggggacgacgttcaccgtatggggtaaataatgtgctactttgatagatcggacttttacggatgcggcgatgctaaatttgtatttttattttatgatttagattttttaattacagatatggcaaaaggggggtgatttaaattaCTTTAGTTTTTTACATTAAAACaacactttgttttttttaactttacttttaagtccccctggggcactacaatatgcgatgctttgattgctcctgcagtatgaggtaatgctatagcaaccccacggggatggcttgataggcagtctcccaaggcagccctggggcctttcagagggcccctggctgccatgacacctgcacagctacCCCAATCTCACCACCctgtgacctctctgcatacataccccgacgctcaaggatgtaaatgtacgtcctagagcgggaaggggttaaagtgggtcTTCCCACCGCTGAGAAGAGTGACTGAGCACCTTCGTACTTGGGACAGATCTTTCATGATCTGATTTTCATGGCATTGCTAGCCAAAGGCCTTTGTCATCATCTTTAGGTTCCAGAAACtaatgttatggggctcaaaggagagggcacagagggaTCCGGAGTGCTGCTTTTCAGATTGACATGGTCCCTCATTCCAGCACTGTGCAGTAATCCAACAGTAATCAGCAGGCACACATGGTGACTCTTCACAATGCTGCATGATTGTGCTCTCCCAATTCTTCTCTATAGAGCGCGTATGCACAGCCTTGTGCATGCGCCGATTTCTCGGTGGCAGAGCGTTGGAACGGAGAACCTagagagtataaaaagcagcttCTCGAACTCCCAGACCCTGTCCTTTTAGCCCCATAAAGTTGTCTACAGGGCGCAATGGTGTTGAGAGgccctttttaaccctttgcaatccaattttggattcagggtttcctagggggctttctctttctgccattttacaatggcgtcatctgctggctagagccagtactgcagtatgtgacatgccggagaggcctccgacaacggagcggccagcaatatacagtaagaataccctgccggatgtcttctgacatcagaagctgtacagccttcaatcaaaatgtctttagacatcagacagtggattggaaaaggttcaTTTCAATTTCAAAAATATTTAGAACTAACAATTCAGTGACAAACAAcccgaaaaaaataaaaggaataaGTCCAATAGCTTCTGTCTTAATGGGGTATTCCTATGTTCTTAAAAGATGTCATATCACTAGGATGTATCATCGCTTTAGGATAGCTGGAGGTTTGACCTCTGGGACTCCCATCAATCCTAAGAATACAGGGGCTAGCAGCACTAGTTTAATTCCTATGCTTTCCATGCACAGTGATGCCTCCAGCCACCGGGCTGTGCAGTTCAATAGGGCTATGCTGCAGCTCTCTACACTAAGTGGCTGGGGTGATGCTGTCTATGGATAGCAGTGCTACAATAGTGTTATGGCCCATTAACGTTTTAGGCTGTGAGGGTCCCAGAAGCCGAACCCTCACAATTCATAAAGTCAGGGCACATCTAGTGTTATGCAACTACTTTACAGAATGGAAATACCTCTTTAAGGTATAAATGAATTCACACAAATAATTGTACCTGCGAGTTCTGTGCTCCTCCAGACGATGCATTGTCAGATTCTGgagtctaaaaagaaaaaaatgtccaaAATTACGACAAAGCCAAAAGATCATATGCCAATCACTGGGCTACTAAAACCATTAGGCTTGATTCTCACACACAACCATATTAACAGTCCATATGAGAGATATACAATTATGGATGATACCCAGAGCAAAGCAGGGAAGTCTTGaatgtaatgaagaaaaaaagtgacataaaAGTAATGGATGCTCCATAAAAATGGGATTATTTCTGCTACATAAATCCAATATTAATCCTGCAGGCATCGGTTCTAAGTGGTAGAATTCAGTTAATTCTATGAGCAGGTGCACAGTAGCCCACCACTTACTTGTGTCGGCTTCTTATTTGTGGCATTAGCTGCTTGTTCTTGAGGTTTGTTCTTTTTCTtgtctttcttcttctccttatCTCCAAAGGTGCCACGCATTTTGGAAACCAAGTCAGAATCAGTCTTTGCATATTGAACGCGCTGCAGGAGAAAAACGCATCATCACTACAGGAGCAGAAGTAGGAGGCACATTTCCTAAAACATTATCACATCGCAGAGACAAAATATGTTAACTATGTCCTATTAAGACAAATTGTTAGTGTATAAACTTTACATTTATGCCTTAAAAGTTTATATTGGGATAAAGTCTGGTCGGTGGTTGTCTCAGCGCAAGAACCCCTCCAATCTAAGGCTCTCTTATCATGACACTGGGCTCACTGCACCTACCCGCAGTGACGTCACACTGAGCACAGAGGCGGTCACGCATGTGTGGTGCAGCTCCACTTAATTTCAGTGGGGTTGACAGACATTGTTGAGTACATGTGCTCGGCTACCTCCCCATTGGTGcaacactgcgcatgcgcaactgCAACTCCATTCAATCTTTTCCTTACTGTGGAAATGAGAGTTAAGTGGCTGTCAGAAACTTCTGCTGCTGCCAATTAGCAGGGACATGATAACTCTATACAAATTTCATCACCTCTGAATGTTAGCAGCATCTACACCGACATGGCTGGTACTACagaacccattaaaaaaaaaaaaaaggggtttgacCAATTTGGCTTAAGGtgacacattttttcatccctgcctccCTCACCTGAATGCCTGTCACCcattggaggtctcctctgtgcatTACAACCACTACCATGCAGCTCAGACCCCGgtctgatgctcatcaggcaccatcttgataagAGGATTATTTGTACGCACCATAAAATTCCTTTcttgtctcgtcattgggggacacagcaaagaccatgGGATGGCTACTGCTACGTTCTTTGCTTTGTCCCCCAATGACAGGAGCGAGAaagtgagatttttttactttcaatttcAAATCAATCCCAAGATACATCAGCACAGCACTAGCTACATGCTGTACCATTTATGCACACTGTATGGATAGTTCAATTACTACCTTCGATATTCACCTaagttacagaccataagtatccaCTCAAGAGAATGAGCTGcgatctcctctactataactgtgTTACAGGAGCTGTGCaatcatcatcatcagtaacaGAGTATGTGTCtactaagcagtttctgtggtagggtccatgtaattgCATCACGCAATCTGAGAAGTTGACTAGAAACTAAACATATAAATCCAAGTAGATCTGAACtgttcagaactgagatcacatcaCCATGTCAGGATAAACAGGTCAGGAGTTTCACATAGAAagctcataatatatatatatatatatatatatatatatatatatatatatatatatattacatacatacacactcacacacacgccACCTAGATaatgaatacattttttaaagtgtCCCTTTAAGAGTTTTTGTACATTTCAGACGCTGTACTCTTGTATTTTGCATATTGCAGTGCAGccttttatcttatttcattgtAACACtgtgccatttttttcatgctgttTTTCATGTTCTATTTTCCCTACAATAAATGTTTCTTTAACAAACAAAGTGAAAAGCAGTCGTCTCCCGAATGTCCGATTCCATAGGGAGGAGTTTGTTCAATACACACAATACATTTGTGTTAACAAAAAAACATAAGGTACCATTGAGTATTGTTCctgtaaaaaaacaagcaaagGCTATATAAACGAACCGAAGTACTAGAGTATTTGTACACAGGAGATAGTCACACTACATACCATTGGCTTATCATAAAAAGGAAAGCCTTGTAATTGCCGCAAAGCATTAGTGGCTGAACCAAGTTCCTTAAAAATGACAAAGGCTTGTCCCCTCATCTTCATGGTCTTTTGGGCCACGACGTCCATTACATGACCAAACTGTGAGAAGAGTGCGTACAGAGACCTCTTCAGTTCTGTCAACAAAACAGGGAAGAGTCAGGAAGTTACCATTTCTGAAAGAAATCTGATacaaattaataaaaatgtaatataatctttacacacacacaaaggggTTCTACATTTTACAGAATGAAGCCATGTAGGATAGATACAGGAAAAATCCTCTGTAAACTGGCCTTTACAGAGAGGCCTATAGGGAGCACTCACACATCGCATGGAAAGCGCAACTATCACAAGATCTACCCCACAACTGCATGTGGTTGCAGGGATTATGGAAACATCCGAGCGAGTATCTTATGCAATTTCCTTAAATGggttctgtcaaaaaaaaaaaaaacgtacccattcctccccagt
Above is a window of Eleutherodactylus coqui strain aEleCoq1 chromosome 3, aEleCoq1.hap1, whole genome shotgun sequence DNA encoding:
- the SNRPB2 gene encoding U2 small nuclear ribonucleoprotein B'' codes for the protein MDIRPNHTVYINNLNDKIKKEELKRSLYALFSQFGHVMDVVAQKTMKMRGQAFVIFKELGSATNALRQLQGFPFYDKPMRVQYAKTDSDLVSKMRGTFGDKEKKKDKKKNKPQEQAANATNKKPTQTPESDNASSGGAQNSQVPDNPPNYILFLNNLPEETNEMMLSMLFNQFPGFKEVRLVPGRHDIAFVEFENETQAGSARDALQGFKITPSHAMKITYAKK